In a genomic window of Xylophilus rhododendri:
- a CDS encoding DUF1289 domain-containing protein, translating into MAFDRCTVPVPSPCISVCRMNEDRSLCQGCFRSLDEIRIWSRSDAQERRAIWTRLLARAGMAE; encoded by the coding sequence ATGGCCTTCGACCGCTGCACGGTGCCGGTGCCCTCGCCCTGCATCTCGGTGTGCCGCATGAACGAGGACCGCAGCCTGTGCCAGGGCTGCTTCCGTTCGCTCGACGAGATCCGCATCTGGTCGCGCAGCGATGCCCAGGAGCGCCGCGCCATCTGGACCCGCCTGCTGGCGCGCGCCGGCATGGCCGAATAG
- a CDS encoding DsbA family protein, with protein sequence MQAFTFHLDFVSPYAYLAFEQLPVALEGCSYAADYRPVLLGAILKQYGHAGPHGIAPKYAWVLRQTRWLAHAHGIAMRMPAVHPFDPLPLLRLALACSQDGGISRHVAGRIFAHVWQADGADANDAQRLAALTRELAPRLDPASPEVKALLRANTARTLEAGVFGVPAFTVGQDMLWGFDALPMLRARLLQDAWFAG encoded by the coding sequence ATGCAGGCCTTCACCTTCCACCTCGATTTCGTCTCGCCCTACGCCTACCTGGCCTTCGAGCAGCTGCCGGTGGCGCTGGAAGGCTGCAGCTATGCCGCCGACTACCGGCCGGTGCTGCTGGGCGCCATCCTCAAGCAGTACGGCCACGCAGGCCCGCACGGCATCGCCCCCAAATACGCCTGGGTGCTGCGGCAGACGCGGTGGCTGGCGCATGCCCATGGCATCGCCATGCGGATGCCGGCGGTCCATCCCTTCGATCCCCTGCCGCTGCTGCGCCTGGCCCTGGCTTGCTCGCAGGACGGCGGCATCAGCCGCCATGTGGCCGGCCGCATCTTCGCGCATGTCTGGCAGGCCGATGGGGCCGATGCCAACGATGCGCAGCGCCTGGCCGCGTTGACGCGGGAGCTGGCGCCGCGGCTCGACCCGGCCTCGCCGGAGGTCAAGGCCCTGCTGCGGGCCAACACCGCCCGCACGCTCGAAGCCGGCGTCTTCGGCGTGCCCGCCTTCACCGTCGGCCAGGACATGCTCTGGGGCTTCGATGCCTTGCCGATGCTGCGTGCCCGGCTGCTGCAGGACGCCTGGTTCGCCGGCTAA